Genomic window (Podarcis muralis chromosome 9, rPodMur119.hap1.1, whole genome shotgun sequence):
CTCAGGAGGTTCTTCTGGCGCTTCGAcaatttcttcctcttccttctcctttttaatttccaattgTATACTGCCGTGTGACTGGTCATCCACCCAGTCCTTTTTAGCCAACGGGTGGACCGACACTTTTATCGCAATCTTCAGCGGTGGTTCGTGCAGAGAGGAAGCATCTGAGTCAGCGGTGAAAGAGTTGCTACGCTTTAGGGAGTTGGGAATCATGTACATCTCTTCCGTCTCAGCAGTCTCTTCTCCTACAGCTGACTGCCTGACAGAGTTCTGGCCCTGCTCTTCTAGCCCCACCACCTCCCTGATTTCTCCCATGATAGTCTTGCAGTTCATGATGAGAGGGGGCAGGGGGACACTCCTAGCCAGCTCTTCAATGTAGCGGGCAAACTCCATGGTCTTGAACTGCGTGACTTTGGCAAGTTCAAGGGTCTTTGCCGATGTGATGATTGGGATGCGCTTCGCAATCTCAAAAGCCTTCTGCAGCTTTTCTGCCCCTTCCGTCCGAAAGAAATCATTGATCGCTTTCTCGGTCTTCTTTAGGTGGCTGCTCATCATGCACAGCCGAGTGATGTTTAAGATCAAGACAATGGTAAATGCTACAAGACACACAATCATGTAGTAGACCCCCATATCTCCAGAGGTAAAGACAACCCTCAGAGTCACTGTGTTATTTGCTTGGCCATAGATGTTAGAAGCGACACACATGTATTTTCCTCGATCCTCAAATGACACACTAGTAATGTTCAGTTGCCCATTGTCAAAAATCCATTTCCCTGCTGGAAAGAACGCAAAAGTGATCAGTAAAATGCCTTTGTTTAAGCAAAGTAAGTgtcagcagaattttttttttttattacaaccatGCACCAATGCTATCTGCAAATAACTTGGAAATAATGTTCTACAACAGTCCTATTTGGGCATTCTGCGTGCATATAGGACCATGAGAATGCAAAGACAGTGTGCTAAGCCTGTCCCCAAATGGCTATCCCTGCCGCCCTCAAacttggtgtgtgtgggggggtgatcCTCCATGAATAATGGAAGCTCCTGTCCCTGCATCACATGACCCCTGCCCTCTCTCCAAAGCTGGAGAGTGGTGGGAGTGGGGTGGAGCTTACATATTTCGTCCCCACACACATATAGGGTTTACATGCAAGCAGAACACCCACATAGGTTTGGtctccacaataataataattgttatattttattacatttctatacggGCCAAGACAATAACCCAAACATAATCCTGTCAGGATTGCTATGGTTTATCTTGCTCAGTGGCTAAACTGGCTGTGTGCACATTCTGGCACAGCAAGCTGTGATCAAAATAAAGGAAGTAAGAACAACCTTTGGAACTTTTAAATTCATCTGACCTGAAGGGCATCCTGTGGTCCAAAAGCCAATGCATCTTGTGCGAGTAAATGAAATTTAAGTGGTTTTGTAAGCAAGTTGAAACATGAACCAGTCTTCTAACCAAGGAACACAATTTAGCACAGTTAGACAAGGTTAAGCCCAGTAACATAAATAGACTCAAATGCACCTAACAGAGATTTTCTCATATACATTCATTTTTAGgcaatagggacgtgggtggcgctgtgggttaaaccacagagcctaggacttgccgatcagaaggttggcggttcgaatccccgcgacggggtgagctcctgttgcttggtccctgctcctgtcaacctagcagttcgaaagcacaccagtgcaagtacacaaataggtaccgctccggcgggaaggtaaacggcatttccatgtgctgctctggtttgccagaagcggcttagtcatgctggccacatgacccggaagctgtacaccggctccctcggccaataaagcgagatgagcgccgcaaccccagagtcggccaggagtggacctaatggtcaggggtccctttacctttacaggcatTAAAACACAGaactgggggaagagagaggttaAAGCAACTTCTCCCAccttaggaagctgctttataccaggtcagactttTGGTTCATCTAGCCAAGTACTGTCTCATCTGCCTGACAGGAGCTCTCTGGCAAAGGCGCTTCTCCTCACTGGTTACCCAACCTTTCAGGAATATAGGGAGCCTTATACTGAGACAAAGCAACCAcccacctagctcagcattggCCACATCGGCAgaaactctccaggatttcagacaggagtccttCCCTGCTGAACCTGAAGAcaccaggatttgaacctggaaccatCTACATGCAAAGTCAGTGCTCCCCCACTGAGCTGCAACACTCACCCAATGCCAGAAACCGCAACATAACTGTTTGGGTTAGAGCAACTAGATGGGGAAAGAAACTGAGAGCAGAGTGCATGAGCAGGGAGCAGATGGGCAGAGAATGCTGATGGCTTGCAGTGGCAAAGGCAAGGCCGCCCCCTGTGCCCTTGCACGCCTTGCCCTGCACACCACAGGCAGTCCTCCTGCCTGTCACAGTGAGAGGTGCTTTGCAAGTGCTTTAAATAACATCAC
Coding sequences:
- the MFAP3L gene encoding microfibrillar-associated protein 3-like isoform X2, which encodes MNMFSRHLLLYYWTTIHLSILLAVLTAAEDVTNSTLNHTHMLLGSLPVVVSRVDHIIVKEGHSALIDCNVQGNPGPEYKWYNSNGRLLKEDGNTGKWIFDNGQLNITSVSFEDRGKYMCVASNIYGQANNTVTLRVVFTSGDMGVYYMIVCLVAFTIVLILNITRLCMMSSHLKKTEKAINDFFRTEGAEKLQKAFEIAKRIPIITSAKTLELAKVTQFKTMEFARYIEELARSVPLPPLIMNCKTIMGEIREVVGLEEQGQNSVRQSAVGEETAETEEMYMIPNSLKRSNSFTADSDASSLHEPPLKIAIKVSVHPLAKKDWVDDQSHGSIQLEIKKEKEEEEIVEAPEEPPEPVSEPPSESNPPEATLGSNMDTCTVYESHV
- the MFAP3L gene encoding microfibrillar-associated protein 3-like isoform X1, whose protein sequence is MNMFSRHLLLYYWTTIHLSILLAVLTAAEDVTNSTLNHTHMLLGSLPVVVSRVDHIIVKEGHSALIDCNVQGNPGPEYKWYNSNGRLLKEDGNTAGKWIFDNGQLNITSVSFEDRGKYMCVASNIYGQANNTVTLRVVFTSGDMGVYYMIVCLVAFTIVLILNITRLCMMSSHLKKTEKAINDFFRTEGAEKLQKAFEIAKRIPIITSAKTLELAKVTQFKTMEFARYIEELARSVPLPPLIMNCKTIMGEIREVVGLEEQGQNSVRQSAVGEETAETEEMYMIPNSLKRSNSFTADSDASSLHEPPLKIAIKVSVHPLAKKDWVDDQSHGSIQLEIKKEKEEEEIVEAPEEPPEPVSEPPSESNPPEATLGSNMDTCTVYESHV